In a single window of the Sesamum indicum cultivar Zhongzhi No. 13 linkage group LG16, S_indicum_v1.0, whole genome shotgun sequence genome:
- the LOC105178527 gene encoding putative F-box/FBD/LRR-repeat protein At4g03220, producing METRSAKRKKLLNAAKERPRTDTEDRISDLPDDILHHVFFFLPIKSIAQTSVLSKRWKNLWYSFPDLDFTTVNSLSNDSIVMSSTVRKRARSYVLKGAEYVDQILSLLEKHSDIRVLRFRAFLSFSRLVGLIRHAVKHNVQELDVEVSTSDYFNFPRSVINSATLRALRLKSWHPGFRLPPLEIMKGGFRSLSLLSLSRAILHDQPTLVNLFTDSSFPLLKKLHMDACYGLKHLRVECPALEDLSLENCFQLEHLEITVQKLERLKVSSCFDAYSISTRLMIEAPTLQIMSWSYNAITEECILQNLTSLHEVDVGFFLLQEDLTSAKVQSVSNFLTGISCCHSLTLQSQCIEILSKNNEIAGVSLCPFNKVKSLELSTGLNKHNNPGLASLFRSTPTIHTIIIKIIAGHNVERRQWNKDLWQSPSSGEERYWESQTQSLKPFLYHLKVVKIHGFTECANDISLVKFFLKNGKVLQEVFLCTSLSKPRDSLLREKIKSQIMGFSRASSNANIVFQ from the exons ATGGAAACAAGATCGGCGAAGAGGAAAAAACTTCTGAATGCAGCAAAGGAAAGGCCAAGAACTGATACCGAAGACCGCATCAGTGATCTCCCGGACGACATTCTTCATCACGTTTTCTTCTTCCTGCCGATCAAATCCATCGCACAGACAAGCGTGCTTTCGAAACGGTGGAAGAATCTCTGGTATTCATTCCCTGATCTCGACTTTACCACCGTGAACTCTCTTTCGAATGACTCCATTGTTATGAGCTCAACCGTGCGAAAAAGGGCTCGTTCATATGTTTTAAAAGGCGCGGAATACGTTGATCAGATTTTGAGCCTTCTCGAGAAGCATTCCGACATAAGGGTCCTAAGATTTCGAGCTTTCTTGAGCTTCTCTAGATTAGTTGGTTTGATTCGACATGCTGTTAAGCATAACGTCCAAGAATTAGATGTCGAGGTTTCTACGTCTGATTACTTCAACTTCCCACGCAGCGTTATAAATAGTGCAACTTTACGAGCTTTGAGATTGAAGTCATGGCATCCTGGTTTCAGGTTGCCTCCTCTGGAAATCATGAAGGGTGGCTTTCGATCATTGTCATTGTTGTCGCTTTCACGGGCCATTTTGCATGATCAGCCTACACTTGTGAATTTGTTCACAGATTCATCGTTTCCTTTGCTTAAGAAGTTGCATATGGATGCCTGTTACGGTCTGAAGCATCTCAGAGTTGAGTGCCCCGCGTTAGAAGATTTAAGCCTGGAGAACTGTTTTCAGCTGGAGCACCTGGAAATCACGGTCCAAAAACTCGAGAGATTGAAGGTGTCAAGCTGTTTCGATGCTTATAGTATTAGTACCCGTCTGATGATTGAGGCCCCGACACTCCAAATCATGTCGTGGTCATATAATGCCATCACTGAGGAATGTATTTTACAGAACTTAACGTCACTGCATGAGGTGGACGTCGGATTCTTCCTACTTCAGGAGGATCTAACCTCAGCAAAGGTTCAAAGCGTGTCCAACTTTCTCACTGGAATCTCCTGTTGCCACTCTTTGACACTTCAAAGCCAGTGCATTGAG ATTCTGTCAAAAAACAATGAAATTGCAGGAGTTTCACTGTGTCCTTTCAATAAAGTAAAGTCCTTGGAGTTGAGTACAGGCTTAAACAAGCACAATAACCCTGGACTGGCAAGTCTTTTCAGGAGTACTCCCACAATCCATACTATCATTATCAAGATTATCGCTGGTCACAACGTTGAACGGCGA CAGTGGAACAAGGACCTGTGGCAATCACCAAGCTCAGGGGAAGAACGATACTGGGAATCGCAAACTCAATCCTTGAAGCCATTTCTTTACCATCTAAAGGTGGTAAAGATTCACGGCTTTACAGAATGTGCAAACGACATTAGTCTGGTGAAATTCTTTCTCAAGAATGGAAAAGTGCTGCAAGAAGTGTTTCTCTGCACAAGTCTCTCCAAGCCAAGAGACTCCCTTCTGagagaaaaaatcaaatcgCAGATCATGGGCTTTTCGAGGGCTTCCTCAAATGCTAACATTGTTTTCCAGTAG
- the LOC105178528 gene encoding cytochrome P450 81D1-like → MNCASLSHLDMDAIHLLFLPLLFLALYTITQHFLHKLLNLPPTPFPNLPFIGHIYFFTKSTPFHRALSEVSRRHGPILFLRLGSRPVLLISSPSAAHECFTKNDIIFANRPNLLNGKHFGYNFTSLAWASYGDHWRNLRRISALELLSSHKLNLLSSIPCNEARTLILKLLENNNPSKNVDMRKLFFEHTYNIVTRMITGKVGVENSKEAEMFQDIVAEMSRVTLEANVADFLPFMRWFGFGNVERKLSVVQEKRDRFMENVIEERRGEEESDGGGKQKSLIEVLLDLQREEPEYYTDETIRNLFLVLVQGASHTSSNTLEWAFSLLLQHPDILTRARAEIIRDSDITKIPYLRGIINETLRMHPAAPLLTPHSSSRTCIVGGFHVPRGTILLVNAWDIQNDPRTWDDPEKFVPERFEGLEEGKNDFKYLPFGWGRRGCPGENMAKQMVGLALGSLIQCFEWESIGEIDMSEGKGVITPKVQPLRARCIPRPFVVDLLS, encoded by the exons atGAATTGTGCATCCCTTTCTCATTTAGACATGGATGCCATTCACCTCCTATTCCTCCCACTGCTCTTCTTGGCCCTCTACACCATTACTCAACATTTCCTTCACAAACTTCTCAATCTTCCACCAACCCCTTTTCCCAACCTTCCCTTTATAGGCCACATCTACTTCTTCACAAAATCCACACCTTTCCACCGAGCCCTGTCAGAGGTCTCCAGGCGGCACGGCCCGATCCTCTTCCTCCGGCTAGGCTCCCGGCCTGTCCTCCTCATTTCATCTCCTTCGGCAGCCCACGAATGCTTCACCAAGAACGACATCATCTTCGCCAACCGCCCGAATCTCCTGAACGGGAAGCACTTCGGCTACAACTTCACCAGCCTTGCATGGGCATCCTACGGCGACCACTGGAGAAATCTGCGCAGGATTTCAGCTCTGGAACTCCTGTCCTCCCATAAACTGAACCTGCTCTCGAGCATTCCGTGCAATGAGGCCCGAACCCTGATCTTGAAACTGTTGGAGAATAACAATCCCAGTAAAAATGTTGACATGAGAAAGCTGTTTTTCGAACATACCTACAACATTGTGACGAGAATGATCACAGGGAAAGTGGGAGTCGAGAACTCAAAGGAAGCGGAGATGTTTCAGGACATTGTGGCGGAGATGTCGAGGGTGACGCTGGAAGCTAACGTCGCCGATTTTCTGCCCTTTATGCGGTGGTTTGGGTTTGGAAACGTAGAGAGAAAGTTGAGTGTAGTACAGGAGAAGCGAGACAGGTTTATGGAAAATGTGATAGAGGAGCGTCGCGGGGAGGAGGAATCCGACGGTGGTGGAAAGCAGAAAAGCTTGATAGAAGTTCTGTTGGATTTGCAAAGGGAAGAACCTGAGTACTATACTGATGAAACCATAAGAAACCTTTTCTTG GTTTTAGTCCAAGGAGCATCTCATACTTCATCCAACACACTGGAGTGGGCATTCTCTCTCCTGCTACAACATCCAGACATCCTAACAAGAGCAAGAGCCGAAATCATAAGGGATTCTGACATTACCAAAATTCCATATCTCCGCGGCATCATCAACGAAACCCTACGGATGCACCCTGCAGCACCACTTCTAACACCTCATAGTTCATCCCGGACGTGCATCGTCGGAGGGTTCCATGTCCCACGTGGAACTATACTATTGGTAAATGCATGGGATATTCAAAATGATCCTCGAACATGGGATGACCCTGAGAAGTTTGTGCCTGAGAGATTTGAAGGGCTTGAAGAAGGTAAAAATGACTTCAAATATTTGCCGTTCGGGTGGGGGAGGAGGGGATGTCCTGGTGAAAACATGGCTAAGCAAATGGTTGGGCTGGCATTGGGGTCTCTCATACAGTGCTTTGAGTGGGAAAgtattggtgaaattgatATGTCCGAAGGTAAAGGGGTTATTACACCAAAGGTTCAACCATTGAGGGCTCGATGTATTCCACGTCCATTCGTTGTCGATCTTCTGTCTTGA